One Narcine bancroftii isolate sNarBan1 chromosome 3, sNarBan1.hap1, whole genome shotgun sequence DNA window includes the following coding sequences:
- the psmg3 gene encoding proteasome assembly chaperone 3, which yields MATESIVRSKKAAEVIGGILTEVMCTLFSDQIFVVVTQFGKMGTLISVTQHNVANEIGKSTLSTKILMGKDEPLIHVYAKHLVTFVCEESGNKPVLLALALKDANLESIKSIKQLIQSCRLW from the exons ATGGCAACAGAAAGCATTGTCCGGTCTAAGAAGGCTGCAGAAGTCATTGGTGGAATCCTGACTGAGGTCATGTGTACGCTATTCAGTGATCAAATCTTCGTGGTAGTTACACAGTTTGGCAAAATGgggacattgatctctgtgacacaACATAATGTTGCAAATGAGATTGGAAAATCCACTTTAAGTACAAAGATCTTAATGGGGAAAGATGAG CCACTCATCCATGTGTATGCAAAACACCTGGTAACTTTCGTGTGCGAGGAGTCTGGCAACAAACCAGTGCTACTTGCGCTGGCTTTAAAAGATGCGAACTTGGAGAGTATTAAATCCATCAAACAGTTAATTCAAAGTTGCCGTCTCTGGTGA